In the Bacillus amyloliquefaciens DSM 7 = ATCC 23350 genome, CTGTGTTTCCTGTCTTTTTCACAACTTATCCACAAATCCACAGGCCCTACTATTACTACTGCTATTTTTTAAAATATATTAATTATATTATCCGTTAGGAGGATAAACATGAAATTTACGATTCAAAAAGATCGTTTAGTCGAAAGTGTACAAGACGTTCTAAAAGCTGTTTCATCCAGAACAACAATTCCCATTCTTACCGGTATTAAGATCGTAGCCTCAGATGAAGGAGTATCATTTACAGGAAGCGACTCTGATATTTCAATCGAGTCATTCATTCCAAAAGAAGAAGATGATAAGGAAATCGTGACGATCGATCAGCCGGGAAGTATCGTGCTGCAAGCCCGTTTCTTCAGTGAAATCGTTAAAAAACTTCCGATGGCGACTGTTGAAATCGAAGTTCAAAATCAATATTTAACGATTATCCGCTTCGGAAAAGCCGAATTTAATTTAAACGGCCTTGATGCAGATGAATATCCTCATCTTCCGCAAATCGAAGAGCATCATGCCATTCAGATTCCGACGGACCTTTTGAAAAACCTAATCCGTCAAACCGTGTTCGCTGTGTCCGCCTCAGAAACACGCCCTATCTTGACAGGTGTAAACTGGAAAGTGGAAAACGGTGAATTATTATGCACTGCCACGGATAGCCATCGACTCGCTTTAAGAAAGGCGAAGCTTGATATTCCGGAAGACAGCTCTTATAACGTCGTCATCCCCGGAAAAAGCTTAACCGAGCTGAGCAAAATTCTTGATGACAGCCAAGAACTGGTAGATATCGTTATTACAGAAACGCAAGTTCTGTTTAAAGCGAAAAACGTATTGTTCTTCTCAAGGCTGCTTGACGGAAATTATCCGGACACGACCAGCTTAATTCCGCAGGAAAGCAAAACAGAAATCGTCGTGAACACGAAGGAATTTTTACAGGCGATAGACCGTGCTTCTTTATTGGCGAGAGAAGGCCGCAACAACGTTGTAAAGCTTTCTGCCAAACCGGCAGACTCGCTTGAGATTTCATCAAACTCTCCGGAAATCGGGAAAGTAGTCGAAGCTGTGCTGGCTGACCAGATTGACGGCGAGGAATTAAATATTTCATTCAGTCCAAAATATATGATGGACGCACTGAAAGTACTTGAAGGAGCGGACATCCGTATCAGCTTTACGGGAGCGATGAGACCGTTTCTTATCCGTACGCCGAATGATGAAACCATCGTTCAGCTCATCCTTCCGGTCAGAACGTATTAAACAAACAGAATGTGCTGCCGGCTAATGTTCGGCAGCTTTTCTGTTCATCAGCCGCTCCCTCAAGCAAGTTTTCCCTTTCCTTATTTCAGGATTTTTTAGTACAATTAGATATTAGTGATATTTGAAAGAGGTCGATATTATGGCAAATCCGATTTCGATTGATACAGAAATGATTACGCTTGGCCAGTTTTTAAAATTAGCCGATGTGATTCAGTCCGGCGGCATGGCCAAATGGTTTCTGAGCGAGCATGAGGTGACTGTCAACAATGAACCTGACAATCGCCGCGGCAGAAAACTTTATGTTGGAGACGTGGTCGCGATTGAAGGATTTGGTTCATTTCAAGTCGTCAATTAAAGCGGGTGACAGCGGTTGTATATCCAAAATTTAGAATTAACATCCTACCGTAATTATGAGCGCGCTGAGCTTCAATTCGAAAACAAGGTGAATGTGATCATCGGGGAAAATGCCCAAGGCAAAACCAATCTGATGGAAGCCATCTATGTTCTTTCGATGGCAAAATCGCACCGCACCTCAAATGATAAAGAACTTATACGGTGGGACGAAGACTATGCTAAAATAGAAGGAAGAGTGATGAAGCGCAACGGGGACATCCCGATGCAGCTGGTCATCTCCAAAAAAGGTAAAAAGGGCAAAGTCAATCATATAGAGCAGCAAAAACTCAGTCAGTATGTCGGAGCGCTGAACACCATTATGTTTGCCCCCGAGGACTTAAATCTCGTTAAAGGCAGCCCTCAGGTGAGGAGGAGATTTCTTGATATGGAGATCGGGCAGGTATCTGCCGTTTATCTGTATGATTTATCTCTTTATCAAAAAATCCTTTCCCAGCGGAATCATTTTCTGAAACAGCTGCAAAGCCGGAAACAGACTGACCGGACCATGCTTGACGTTCTCACTGATCAGCTGATTGAAGCAGCCGCGAAAGTTGTCGCCAAACGTCTGCAGTTTACGGCACAGCTTGAAAAATGGGCGCAGCCGATCCATTCCGGCATTTCCCGGGGACTTGAGGAACTGACGCTTAAGTATCACACGGCGCTTGATGTATCAGATCCCAAAGATTTGTCGAAAATAGGTAACAGCTACCAGGAGTCTTTTTCGAAATTAAAAGAAAAAGAAATAGAACGAGGCGTCACATTATTCGGGCCGCATCGGGATGATGTCCTTTTTTATGTGAACGGACGCGATGTGCAGACTTACGGTTCGCAGGGACAGCAGCGTACGACGGCTTTGTCTTTGAAGCTGGCCGAAATAGATTTAATTCATGAAGAAATCGGAGAATATCCCATTTTACTTTTGGATGATGTACTAAGCGAGCTGGATGATTACCGCCAGTCCCATTTGCTTCATACAATCCAAGGCCGTGTGCAGACATTTGTCACCACGACGAGTGTGGATGGCATTGACCACGAAACCTTACATCAAGCAGGAATGTTCCGTGTGGAAAACGGTGCGTTAGTGAAGTGAAGAAATGAGGTGAGCGATTGTATATTCATTTAGGTGACGACTTTGTCGTTTCAACACGCGATATCGTCGGCATTTTTGACTGCAAGGTCAATGTATCGCCGATCGTTGAAGAATTTCTGGACAGACAGAAAGAAAAAGTAGTGCCGTCCGTAAATGGCACACCAAAGTCTATCGTAGTCACGACTGAGAATATATATTACTCTCCCTTATCTTCCGGCACACTGAAGAAACGTGCGCAATTTATGTTAGAAATAGATTCTTAGCGGATCTTTACAATGAATATATCGTTTAAGAAAAGTGTAGGTGAATGTGCATGGCTATGGAACAGCAGCAAAATAGTTATGATGAGAATCAGATACAGGTATTAGAAGGTTTGGAAGCTGTTCGAAAGAGACCGGGGATGTACATCGGATCAACTAACAGCAAAGGCCTTCACCATTTGGTATGGGAAATCGTCGACAACAGTATTGACGAAGCCCTGGCCGGTTATTGTACAGATATTAACATCGAGATTGAAAAAGATAACAGCATTACCGTTAAAGACAACGGGCGCGGAATTCCGGTCGGTATCCAAGAGAAAATGGGCCGTCCTGCGGTTGAAGTCATCATGACCGTTCTTCACGCAGGCGGAAAATTTGACGGAAGCGGATATAAAGTATCCGGCGGTCTTCACGGTGTTGGGGCGTCTGTCGTAAACGCCTTATCGACCACTCTTGACGTTACGGTTCATCGTGACGGGAAAATCCATTATCAGGCGTATGAACGCGGTGTACCGGTGGCCGATCTTGAAGTGATCGGTGACACTGATAAGACCGGAACGATTACGCACTTCGTTCCCGATCCGGAAATTTTCAAAGAAACAACCGTATACGACTATGATCTGCTTTCAAACCGTGTCCGAGAATTGGCCTTCCTGACAAAGGGCGTCAACATCACGATTGAAGACAAACGTGAAGGACAAGAACGGAAAAACGAGTACCACTACGAAGGCGGAATCAAAAGCTACGTTGAGTACTTAAACCGTTCCAAAGAAGTCATTCATGAAGAGCCGATTTATATCGAAGGCGAGAAAGACGGCATAACGGTTGAAGTTGCATTGCAATACAACGACAGCTATACAAGCAACATTTATTCTTTCACGAATAACATCAACACATACGAAGGCGGCACGCACGAAGCCGGATTTAAAACCGGTTTGACCCGTGTCATAAACGACTATGCAAGAAGAAAAGGGATTTTCAAAGAAAATGATCCGAATCTGAGCGGTGATGATGTGAGAGAAGGGCTGACTGCCATCATTTCAATTAAGCACCCTGATCCGCAATTCGAAGGGCAGACGAAAACGAAGCTCGGCAACTCTGAAGCGAGAACGATTACTGATACGCTGTTTTCTTCCGCACTGGAAACATTCCTTCTTGAAAATCCGGACTCAGCCCGTAAAATCGTTGAAAAGGGCTTAATGGCCGCAAGAGCGCGGATGGCGGCGAAAAAAGCGCGGGAATTGACCCGGCGTAAAAGCGCACTTGAGATTTCCAATTTGCCGGGTAAACTGGCGGACTGTTCTTCTAAAGATCCGAGCATTTCCGAGCTGTATATCGTAGAGGGTGACTCTGCGGGCGGATCAGCGAAACAGGGACGGGACCGTCATTTCCAAGCCATTCTGCCGCTGCGGGGTAAGATTCTGAACGTTGAGAAAGCAAGACTTGATAAGATTCTCTCAAACAATGAGGTCAGATCAATGATTACGGCTCTCGGGACAGGAATCGGAGAAGACTTTAATCTTGAAAAAGCGCGTTATCATAAAGTGGTTATCATGACGGATGCCGATGTTGACGGCGCCCACATCAGAACGCTTTTATTAACGTTCTTCTACAGATACATGCGGGAGATTATTGAAAACGGCTATGTCTACATTGCTCAGCCGCCGCTTTACAAAGTGCAGCAGGGAAAACGGGTGGAATACGCTTATAACGATAAGCAGCTTGATGAGCTTTTAAAAGAGCTTCCGCAATCACCCAAGCCCGGCCTCCAGCGTTATAAAGGTCTCGGGGAAATGAACGCGACTCAGCTATGGGAAACGACAATGGACCCGGCGACCAGAACGCTTCTGCAGGTCAATCTTGAAGATGCGATGGACGCTGACGAGACTTTTGAAATGCTGATGGGTGACAAAGTAGAACCGCGCAGAAACTTCATAGAAGCAAACGCCAGATACGTGAAAAACCTTGATATTTAACCATGAAAGCCTTATTTTCGTTAAGAAATAAGGCTTTTTTCTCAAAGCTGCTTCAAACAGTCTCTGAAAACCCGCAAAACCCGTATATTCTACTAAATTAATGTGTATAAACACAAGTTTATTGATATAATGGAGAATAGTGAAATCGTATTGAAGATCATAATGGACAATCTACTCCCACATTATTTCATGTGATACTTCAGGGAGGTTTTTTTAATGAGTGAACAAAACACACCACAAGTACGTGAAGTCAATATCAGTCAGGAAATGCGGACATCCTTCCTGGACTACGCAATGAGCGTTATCGTATCCCGGGCGCTTCCGGATGTGCGTGACGGTCTGAAGCCGGTTCACAGACGGATTTTATACGCAATGAATGATTTAGGCATGACCAGTGACAAGCCATATAAAAAATCTGCCCGTATCGTCGGTGAAGTTATCGGTAAGTACCACCCGCACGGTGATTCAGCGGTTTACGAATCAATGGTCAGAATGGCGCAGGATTTTAACTACCGCTACATGCTTGTTGACGGACACGGCAACTTCGGTTCGGTAGACGGCGACTCAGCGGCTGCGATGCGTTATACAGAAGCGAGAATGTCAAAAATCGCAATGGAAATTCTGCGTGACATTACGAAAGACACGATTGACTATCAAGACAACTATGACGGTTCAGAAAGAGAACCAGCCGTCATGCCTTCAAGATTTCCGAATCTGCTCGTGAACGGGGCTGCCGGTATTGCGGTCGGAATGGCGACAAACATTCCTCCGCATCAGCTTGGGGAAGTCATTGACGGCGTGCTTGCCGTAAGTGAAAATCCAGAGATTACAATCCAAGAGCTGATGGAATACATCCCGGGACCGGATTTTCCGACGGCCGGCCAGATTTTAGGCCGGAGCGGCATCCGTAAGGCATATGAATCCGGACGGGGATCCATTACGATCCGGGCTAAGGCTGAAATCGAACAGACATCATCAGGAAAAGAAAGAATTATTGTCACGGAACTTCCTTATCAGGTGAACAAGGCGAGATTAATTGAAAAAATCGCAGATCTTGTCCGGGACAAAAAAATCGAAGGAATTACCGATCTGCGTGACGAATCCGACCGTAACGGAATGAGAGTCGTCATTGAGCTCCGCCGTGACGCCAATGCTCACGTCATTTTGAATAACCTGTACAAACAAACGGCTCTGCAGACGTCTTTCGGAATCAACCTGCTGGCGCTCGTTGACGGACAGCCGAAGGTACTGAGCCTGAAACAATGTCTGGAGCATTATCTTGATCACCAGAAGGTTGTCATCCGACGCAGAACGGCTTACGAACTTCGTAAAGCTGAAGCGAGAGCTCACATCCTGGAAGGGTTAAGAATTGCTCTTGATCATTTAGACGCGGTGATTTCTCTCATCCGTAATTCTCAGACGGCTGAAATTGCCAGAACGGGTTTAATCGAACAATTCTCACTGACTGAAAAACAAGCGCAAGCCATTCTGGATATGCGTCTTCAGCGATTAACCGGTCTGGAGCGCGAAAAGATTGAAGAAGAATATCAATCACTTGTTGCGCTTATCGCCGAGCTGAAAGATATTTTAGCCAATGAAGAAAGAGTGCTCGAAATCATCCGTGAAGAACTCAATGAAATCAAAGAGCGGTTCAATGATGAGAGACGCACTGAAATCGTGACGTCCGGTCTTGAAACAATTGAAGATGAAGATCTCATCGAGAGAGAAAACATCGTCATCACGCTGACCCATAACGGCTATGTTAAACGCCTCCCAGCGTCCACATACCGCAGTCAAAAACGAGGCGGAAAAGGCGTACAGGGAATGGGTACGAATGAAGATGACTTCGTGGAACACTTAATTTCTACATCAACGCACGATACGATTCTGTTCTTCTCTAATAAAGGGAAGGTATACCGTTCTAAAGGGTATGAAATCCCTGAATACGGCCGTACGGCAAAAGGTATTCCGATTATTAACCTTCTAGAGGTTGAAAAAGGCGAATGGATTAATGCCATTATTCCGGTCAGCACATTTGATGAGGAGCTTTACCTCTTCTTTACGACAAAACAAGGGGTATCGAAACGTACGGCACTGTCCCAGTTTGCGAATATACGGAATAACGGGCTGATCGCTCTGGGTCTTCGGGAAGACGATGAACTGATGGCCGTCCGCTTGACTGACGGCAAGAAACAAATCATCATCGGAACGAAGAACGGTTTGCTGATCCGTTTCCCGGAAGAAGATGTAAGACAAATGGGACGCACAGCTGCAGGTGTTAAAGGCATCACGCTGACAGACGATGATGTCGTTGTAGGCATGGAGATTCTCGAAGAAGACTCCCATGTCCTCATAGTGACAGAAAACGGCTACGGCAAACGTACACCGGCTTCAGAATACAGAGTCCAAAGCCGGGGCGGAAAAGGTCTTAAAACATGTAAAATTACTGACAGTAACGGTCCGCTAGTAACAGTTAAAGCCACAAGAGGCGAAGAAGACTTAATGATCATTACGGCAAGCGGCGTGTTAATCAGAATGGATATTAATGATATCTCCACTACGGGACGCGTAACACAAGGCGTCCGTCTGATCCGCATGTCTGATCAAGAGCACGTGGCCACTGTTGCGCTCGTGGAAAAGAATGAAGAAGAGCCGGAAGAAACCGAAGAAGTATAAACGAAAAAGCGCAGCTGTAACAGGCTGCGCTTTTACTATATAAAGAAATAAAAAAGCTTTGACACATAGCGATGATGCTGATATAATTCTTTTTGTTGTCTTTTTAATAGAAAGGCAAGCCTAGCGAAAATATTTTTTGAAAAAGTATTGACCTAGCAAACTGAAAATGTTATGATTAATAGGTCGCTTCGAGAGGAGCAACAAAGTTCTTTGAAAACTAAACAAGACAAAACGTACCTGTTAATTCAAAGTTTTAAATAAATCGCACAGCGATGTGCGTAGTCAGTCAAACTACTTTATCGGAGAGTTTGATCCTGGCTCAGGACGAACGCTGGCGGCGTGCCTAATACATGCAAGTCGAGCGGACAGATGGGAGCTTGCTCTCTGATGTTAGCGGCGGACGGGTGAGTAACACGTGGGTAACCTGCCTGTAAGACTGGGATAACTCCGGGAAACCGGGGCTAATACCGGATGCTTGTTTGAACCGCATGGTTCAGACATAAAAGGTGGCTTCGGCTACCACTTACAGATGGACCCGCGGCGCATTAGCTAGTTGGTGAGGTAACGGCTCACCAAGGCGACGATGCGTAGCCGACCTGAGAGGGTGATCG is a window encoding:
- the gyrB gene encoding DNA topoisomerase (ATP-hydrolyzing) subunit B — its product is MEQQQNSYDENQIQVLEGLEAVRKRPGMYIGSTNSKGLHHLVWEIVDNSIDEALAGYCTDINIEIEKDNSITVKDNGRGIPVGIQEKMGRPAVEVIMTVLHAGGKFDGSGYKVSGGLHGVGASVVNALSTTLDVTVHRDGKIHYQAYERGVPVADLEVIGDTDKTGTITHFVPDPEIFKETTVYDYDLLSNRVRELAFLTKGVNITIEDKREGQERKNEYHYEGGIKSYVEYLNRSKEVIHEEPIYIEGEKDGITVEVALQYNDSYTSNIYSFTNNINTYEGGTHEAGFKTGLTRVINDYARRKGIFKENDPNLSGDDVREGLTAIISIKHPDPQFEGQTKTKLGNSEARTITDTLFSSALETFLLENPDSARKIVEKGLMAARARMAAKKARELTRRKSALEISNLPGKLADCSSKDPSISELYIVEGDSAGGSAKQGRDRHFQAILPLRGKILNVEKARLDKILSNNEVRSMITALGTGIGEDFNLEKARYHKVVIMTDADVDGAHIRTLLLTFFYRYMREIIENGYVYIAQPPLYKVQQGKRVEYAYNDKQLDELLKELPQSPKPGLQRYKGLGEMNATQLWETTMDPATRTLLQVNLEDAMDADETFEMLMGDKVEPRRNFIEANARYVKNLDI
- the recF gene encoding DNA replication/repair protein RecF (All proteins in this family for which functions are known are DNA-binding proteins that assist the filamentation of RecA onto DNA for the initiation of recombination or recombinational repair.), producing the protein MYIQNLELTSYRNYERAELQFENKVNVIIGENAQGKTNLMEAIYVLSMAKSHRTSNDKELIRWDEDYAKIEGRVMKRNGDIPMQLVISKKGKKGKVNHIEQQKLSQYVGALNTIMFAPEDLNLVKGSPQVRRRFLDMEIGQVSAVYLYDLSLYQKILSQRNHFLKQLQSRKQTDRTMLDVLTDQLIEAAAKVVAKRLQFTAQLEKWAQPIHSGISRGLEELTLKYHTALDVSDPKDLSKIGNSYQESFSKLKEKEIERGVTLFGPHRDDVLFYVNGRDVQTYGSQGQQRTTALSLKLAEIDLIHEEIGEYPILLLDDVLSELDDYRQSHLLHTIQGRVQTFVTTTSVDGIDHETLHQAGMFRVENGALVK
- the rlbA gene encoding ribosome maturation protein RlbA is translated as MANPISIDTEMITLGQFLKLADVIQSGGMAKWFLSEHEVTVNNEPDNRRGRKLYVGDVVAIEGFGSFQVVN
- the dnaN gene encoding DNA polymerase III subunit beta; protein product: MKFTIQKDRLVESVQDVLKAVSSRTTIPILTGIKIVASDEGVSFTGSDSDISIESFIPKEEDDKEIVTIDQPGSIVLQARFFSEIVKKLPMATVEIEVQNQYLTIIRFGKAEFNLNGLDADEYPHLPQIEEHHAIQIPTDLLKNLIRQTVFAVSASETRPILTGVNWKVENGELLCTATDSHRLALRKAKLDIPEDSSYNVVIPGKSLTELSKILDDSQELVDIVITETQVLFKAKNVLFFSRLLDGNYPDTTSLIPQESKTEIVVNTKEFLQAIDRASLLAREGRNNVVKLSAKPADSLEISSNSPEIGKVVEAVLADQIDGEELNISFSPKYMMDALKVLEGADIRISFTGAMRPFLIRTPNDETIVQLILPVRTY
- the gyrA gene encoding DNA gyrase subunit A; the encoded protein is MSEQNTPQVREVNISQEMRTSFLDYAMSVIVSRALPDVRDGLKPVHRRILYAMNDLGMTSDKPYKKSARIVGEVIGKYHPHGDSAVYESMVRMAQDFNYRYMLVDGHGNFGSVDGDSAAAMRYTEARMSKIAMEILRDITKDTIDYQDNYDGSEREPAVMPSRFPNLLVNGAAGIAVGMATNIPPHQLGEVIDGVLAVSENPEITIQELMEYIPGPDFPTAGQILGRSGIRKAYESGRGSITIRAKAEIEQTSSGKERIIVTELPYQVNKARLIEKIADLVRDKKIEGITDLRDESDRNGMRVVIELRRDANAHVILNNLYKQTALQTSFGINLLALVDGQPKVLSLKQCLEHYLDHQKVVIRRRTAYELRKAEARAHILEGLRIALDHLDAVISLIRNSQTAEIARTGLIEQFSLTEKQAQAILDMRLQRLTGLEREKIEEEYQSLVALIAELKDILANEERVLEIIREELNEIKERFNDERRTEIVTSGLETIEDEDLIERENIVITLTHNGYVKRLPASTYRSQKRGGKGVQGMGTNEDDFVEHLISTSTHDTILFFSNKGKVYRSKGYEIPEYGRTAKGIPIINLLEVEKGEWINAIIPVSTFDEELYLFFTTKQGVSKRTALSQFANIRNNGLIALGLREDDELMAVRLTDGKKQIIIGTKNGLLIRFPEEDVRQMGRTAAGVKGITLTDDDVVVGMEILEEDSHVLIVTENGYGKRTPASEYRVQSRGGKGLKTCKITDSNGPLVTVKATRGEEDLMIITASGVLIRMDINDISTTGRVTQGVRLIRMSDQEHVATVALVEKNEEEPEETEEV
- the remB gene encoding extracellular matrix regulator RemB, whose protein sequence is MYIHLGDDFVVSTRDIVGIFDCKVNVSPIVEEFLDRQKEKVVPSVNGTPKSIVVTTENIYYSPLSSGTLKKRAQFMLEIDS